The Brachionichthys hirsutus isolate HB-005 chromosome 3, CSIRO-AGI_Bhir_v1, whole genome shotgun sequence genome has a window encoding:
- the LOC137910480 gene encoding extracellular matrix protein 1-like isoform X2, translating into MGSPRALVCSIAFALVVLSSASQEMQQPDSVMMQEEFDLSDVFDAGEFPIEQMMIPSSEQHDTLSEGNRGVRPRSFGGPPMLNYRVQFPLAQPSSDNLQAICLHAARRPHYPDSYFPDSGFGQLKRRASAINKAESWFNTCCQGNDTWGREATRCCAIQAWELSVKSFCEDDTSVKDRIYECCKKTGNARLNCFHNDAPNPSYMPTEELPIPERPVSDGFSFDPSTCQRTSTVQQSGRGGKKVKKLSGSETISIRFPPGQPTADVIKSLCHNQKQRPLYTVKCLPGSGYELLARQAKTINRMEKKFKLCCKKKNRLTCADRKWREELNKFCVPEKGQQVDFQCCSENDRFNCFQNISPDPHYNMTSAPEELSLSKICDTHKIIKQKFPVGMPVKKLVSECCPLSEEDKTSCFQQRIKIMSTSMCSSRKASPTIRRCCRSSSMDFQQCMSKTLIDAVTKATKFLHQKKKKICPLT; encoded by the exons ATGGGTTCCCCTCGGGCTCTGGTCTGCTCCATCGCTTTCGCGTTGGTTGTACTGAGCTCAGCGTCTCAGG AGATGCAACAACCAGACTCAGTGATGATGCAGGAAGAGTTTGACCTCTCAGATGTCTTCGATGCTGGAG AGTTCCCCATAGAACAGATGATGATCCCTTCATCGGAGCAGCATGATACCCTGAGTGAGGGAAATAGGGGTGTTAGGCCCCGTTCCTTTGGCGGTCCTCCGATGCTGAACTACCGTGTGCAGTTTCCCCTCGCCCAGCCGTCATCGGACAATCTCCAAGCCATCTGTCTCCATGCTGCCCGTCGTCCGCACTATCCGGACTCTTATTTTCCTGATTCAGGTTTTGGTCAACTGAAGCGAAGGGCGAGTGCTATCAATAAGGCAGAGTCCTGGTTTAATACATGCTGCCAGGGGAATGACACATGGGGGAGGGAAGCAACGCGGTGTTGCGCCATACAGGCG TGGGAGCTCTCTGTCAAATCCTTCTGTGAGGACGACACCTCAGTGAAGGATAGGATTTATgaatgctgcaaaaaaacaggCAACGCCAGGCTAAACTGCTTCCACAATGATGCTCCGAACCCGAGCTACATGCCAACAGAGGAGCTGCCGATTCCAGAGCGTCCTGTTAGTGATGGCTTCAGCTTTGACCCCAGCACTTGCCAGAG GACATCGACTGTTCAGCAgagtggaagaggaggaaagaaggtGAAGAAGCTATCGGGTTCTGAGACAATAAGCATCAGGTTCCCTCCAGGACAGCCCACTGCTGATGTCATTAAATCATTGTGCCACAACCAGAAGCAACGACCTCTCTATACTGTAAAGTGTTTGCCAGGTTCAGGCTATGAATTGCTGGCTCGTCAGGCAAAGACCATTAATCGTATGGAAAAGAAATTCAAACTGTGCTGCAAAAAGAAGAATAGGCTCACCTGTGCTGATAGGAAA tgGCGAGAGGAGCTTAACAAGTTTTGTGTGCCTGAGAAGGGTCAACAGGTGGATTTCCAGTGTTGTTCTGAAAATGATCGATTCAACTGTTTCCAAAATATTTCTCCGGACCCACATTATAATATGACTTCTGCCCCTGAGGAGCTCTCCCTAAGCAAAATCTGTGACACTCACAAGATCATCAAGCAGAA GTTCCCTGTTGGAATGCCTGTCAAGAAACTTGTGAGCGAATGCTGCCCCCTCTCTGAAGAAGACAAGACCAGTTGTTTTCAGCAAAGG ATTAAGATCATGTCAACGAGCATGTGTTCATCAAGGAAGGCTTCTCCAACCATTCGCCGATGTTGCCGCTCATCATCAATGGATTTTCAGCAGTGTATGTCCAAAACACTAATTGATGCTGTCACCAAGGCGACCAAATTCTTacaccaaaagaaaaagaaaatatgtccTCTCACCTAA
- the LOC137911530 gene encoding phosphatidylinositol 4-phosphate 5-kinase type-1 alpha-like, whose translation MATAGTADSGSTAPTDIRTQFWRRALQRGTSGIRKMAPAEMPGSSGTTQSMKKTIGHRGVETTTGETTYKKTTSSALKGAIQLGITHTVGSLSQKAERDVLMQDFVVVESIFFPSEGSNLTPAHHYSDFRFKTYAPIAFRYFRELFGIRPDDYLYSLCNEPLIELSNPGASGSIFYVSSDDEFIIKTVQHKEAEFLQKLLPGYFMNINQNKRTLLPKFYGLYCVQAGGKNIRIVVMNNLLPRIVPMHIKYDLKGSTYKRRASPKEREKAVPTHKDLDFFQDLPDGLLLEADNYNAMCKTIQRDCLLLQSFKIMDYSLLLGIHNMDQASRERERAGANSGDSGGSDGAVTPDQRRPQAQKSLYCTAMESIQGEARGKGALDSEDHMGGIPCRNSKGERLLVYVGVIDILQSYRFIKKLEHSWKALVHDGDTVSVHRPGFYADRFQQFMCNTVFKKIPLKPSPSKKSRGGGQAGLKRAPTLGAPTPLSQATGQSSIDSRVFYHSHFKSTESEADSGMQTDRPDLVPRTPPLVENSADYQTNLSSSSLGSTGGGSNSPPMRSVGVEVHKPANTELDHGSSHSFEAERVLDNSANLSGNEDVVSLSDINPETNI comes from the exons ATGGCGACTGCTGGAACAGCAGATTCGGGATCAACAGCCCCGACAG ATATTAGGACTCAGTTCTGGAGAAGGGCTTTGCAGCGAG GGACCAGCGGCATACGAAAGATGGCCCCTGCTGAG ATGCCCGGCTCTTCAGGAACAACTCAAAGTATGAAGAAGACCATCGGACACCGGGGTGTTGAGACCACCACGGGAGAGACCACCTATAAAAAG ACCACGTCATCGGCCCTGAAGGGGGCCATCCAGTTAGGCATCACTCACACAGTCGGCAGCTTAAGCCAGAAGGCAGAGAGAGACGTTCTCATGCAGGACTTTGTGGTGGTCGAAAGCATCTTCTTCCCCAG TGAAGGCAGTAACCTGACTCCAGCTCATCACTACAGTGACTTTCGCTTTAAGACTTACGCTCCTATTGCGTTCCGCTACTTCAGGGAACTCTTTGGTATTCGGCCAGACGATTATCTG TATTCCCTGTGCAACGAGCCACTGATTGAGCTCTCGAATCCCGGAGCCAGTGGGTCCATCTTCTATGTATCAAGTGATGATGAGTTCATCATCAAGACTGTTCAACACAAAGAGGCAGAGTTCCTCCAGAAGCTGCTACCTGGATACTTCATG AATATCAACCAAAACAAGCGCACCCTTCTACCCAAATTCTACGGACTGTACTGCGTTCAGGCAGGTGGCAAAAATATCCGTATTGTAGTAATGAATAATCTTCTGCCTCGGATCGTCCCCATGCACATCAAGTACGATCTGAAGGGCTCCACCTATAAAAGACGAGCTTCGCCCAAGGAAAGGGAAAAGGCTGTCCCCACCCACAAAGACCTGGACTTTTTCCAGGATTTGCCAGATGGCCTGCTGCTGGAAGCGGACAACTACAATGCCATGTGCAAGACTATACAGAGAGACTGCTTG ctCCTGCAGAGTTTCAAGATCATGGATTACAGTCTTTTACTGGGCATCCACAACATGGATCAGGCCAGTCGAGAGAGGGAGCGTGCCGGGGCCAATTCAGGCGACAGTGGTGGTTCGGACGGAGCGGTGACCCCAGATCAGCGCCGGCCGCAAGCACAGAAAAGTCTGTACTGTACAGCAATGGAGTCCATTCAGGGAGAAGCTCGGGGGAAGGGAGCTTTGGATTCAGAGGACCA CATGGGCGGTATTCCCTGTCGTAATTCTAAAGGAGAGAGATTGCTGGTCTACGTCGGCGTCATTGACATTCTCCAGTCCTATAG GTTTATTAAGAAGTTGGAACACTCCTGGAAGGCGCTGGTCCATGATGGG GACACAGTTTCAGTTCACAGACCGGGCTTCTACGCAGATCGTTTCCAGCAATTCATGTGCAACACGGTGTTCAAGAAAATTCCAT TAAAGCCATCACCGTCCAAGAAAAGTCGTGGTGGGGGTCAGGCAGGTCTCAAGAGGGCCCCCACTCTGGGAGCTCCCACTCCGCTCTCCCAGGCAACAGGGCAGTCTAGCATCGACTCTAGAGTTTTCTACCACAGCCACTTTAAAAGCACAGAGTCCGAGGCAGACAGTG gGATGCAGACCGACAGACCAGATCTTGTTCCAAGGACCCCTCCTTTGGTAGAAAACTCTGCTGACTATCAGACCAACCTGTCCAGCTCATCACTAGGCAGCACTGGAGGGGGCTCAAACTCTCCTCCCATGCG GTCTGTAGGGGTGGAGGTCCACAAACCAGC
- the LOC137910480 gene encoding extracellular matrix protein 1-like isoform X1, whose product MGSPRALVCSIAFALVVLSSASQDEHIPEQRDVTFDLEKIMQEMQQPDSVMMQEEFDLSDVFDAGEFPIEQMMIPSSEQHDTLSEGNRGVRPRSFGGPPMLNYRVQFPLAQPSSDNLQAICLHAARRPHYPDSYFPDSGFGQLKRRASAINKAESWFNTCCQGNDTWGREATRCCAIQAWELSVKSFCEDDTSVKDRIYECCKKTGNARLNCFHNDAPNPSYMPTEELPIPERPVSDGFSFDPSTCQRTSTVQQSGRGGKKVKKLSGSETISIRFPPGQPTADVIKSLCHNQKQRPLYTVKCLPGSGYELLARQAKTINRMEKKFKLCCKKKNRLTCADRKWREELNKFCVPEKGQQVDFQCCSENDRFNCFQNISPDPHYNMTSAPEELSLSKICDTHKIIKQKFPVGMPVKKLVSECCPLSEEDKTSCFQQRIKIMSTSMCSSRKASPTIRRCCRSSSMDFQQCMSKTLIDAVTKATKFLHQKKKKICPLT is encoded by the exons ATGGGTTCCCCTCGGGCTCTGGTCTGCTCCATCGCTTTCGCGTTGGTTGTACTGAGCTCAGCGTCTCAGG aCGAGCACATCCCTGAGCAGCGTGATGTCACCTTTGACCTTGAAAAAATCATGCAAG AGATGCAACAACCAGACTCAGTGATGATGCAGGAAGAGTTTGACCTCTCAGATGTCTTCGATGCTGGAG AGTTCCCCATAGAACAGATGATGATCCCTTCATCGGAGCAGCATGATACCCTGAGTGAGGGAAATAGGGGTGTTAGGCCCCGTTCCTTTGGCGGTCCTCCGATGCTGAACTACCGTGTGCAGTTTCCCCTCGCCCAGCCGTCATCGGACAATCTCCAAGCCATCTGTCTCCATGCTGCCCGTCGTCCGCACTATCCGGACTCTTATTTTCCTGATTCAGGTTTTGGTCAACTGAAGCGAAGGGCGAGTGCTATCAATAAGGCAGAGTCCTGGTTTAATACATGCTGCCAGGGGAATGACACATGGGGGAGGGAAGCAACGCGGTGTTGCGCCATACAGGCG TGGGAGCTCTCTGTCAAATCCTTCTGTGAGGACGACACCTCAGTGAAGGATAGGATTTATgaatgctgcaaaaaaacaggCAACGCCAGGCTAAACTGCTTCCACAATGATGCTCCGAACCCGAGCTACATGCCAACAGAGGAGCTGCCGATTCCAGAGCGTCCTGTTAGTGATGGCTTCAGCTTTGACCCCAGCACTTGCCAGAG GACATCGACTGTTCAGCAgagtggaagaggaggaaagaaggtGAAGAAGCTATCGGGTTCTGAGACAATAAGCATCAGGTTCCCTCCAGGACAGCCCACTGCTGATGTCATTAAATCATTGTGCCACAACCAGAAGCAACGACCTCTCTATACTGTAAAGTGTTTGCCAGGTTCAGGCTATGAATTGCTGGCTCGTCAGGCAAAGACCATTAATCGTATGGAAAAGAAATTCAAACTGTGCTGCAAAAAGAAGAATAGGCTCACCTGTGCTGATAGGAAA tgGCGAGAGGAGCTTAACAAGTTTTGTGTGCCTGAGAAGGGTCAACAGGTGGATTTCCAGTGTTGTTCTGAAAATGATCGATTCAACTGTTTCCAAAATATTTCTCCGGACCCACATTATAATATGACTTCTGCCCCTGAGGAGCTCTCCCTAAGCAAAATCTGTGACACTCACAAGATCATCAAGCAGAA GTTCCCTGTTGGAATGCCTGTCAAGAAACTTGTGAGCGAATGCTGCCCCCTCTCTGAAGAAGACAAGACCAGTTGTTTTCAGCAAAGG ATTAAGATCATGTCAACGAGCATGTGTTCATCAAGGAAGGCTTCTCCAACCATTCGCCGATGTTGCCGCTCATCATCAATGGATTTTCAGCAGTGTATGTCCAAAACACTAATTGATGCTGTCACCAAGGCGACCAAATTCTTacaccaaaagaaaaagaaaatatgtccTCTCACCTAA
- the rorc gene encoding nuclear receptor ROR-alpha A, with protein MEYEETDMPPADPPIQRGGAVSKKTHLTQIEVIPCKICGDKSSGVHYGVITCEGCKGFFRRSQMPTVSYSCSRQSNCLIDRASRNRCQHCRLQKCLAQGMSRDAVKFGRMSKRQRDSLIAEVEKHRQQQQQQQQQQQQLQEDTHSVFSYSTKARQDRSPQLLQPMAYSFAGDNELLTYEADVHPYLVCSSNESQVTSMIYRGSGVTPASRSQGRADSSGHSDIRGFNSRQASHDLMAIHPYNPLEDPYRLYPHSLRSIDELCTSIVRSHRETSQCRVEELQALKWKLFSREEIQAYQTKSVDEMWQHCAIRLTEAVQYVVEFAKHIPGFRMLSQNDQIALLKTGSMEVVLVRMSRFFNTENNTVYFDGKFAAAEAFKALACGDLITAVFDFAHGMCALKLTEHQIALFSALVLINTDRPCLEDRGRVQRVQRSVEFGLRHILHRDNQESLMHKLYQRMAVLRSLCGLHVEKLRWFSQRYPLTVHSLFPPLYKELFASEAELPPGTTR; from the exons GAGGAGCCGTGTCCAAGAAGACTCATTTGA CTCAGATCGAAGTTATCCCCTGCAAGATTTGCGGTGATAAATCCTCTGGAGTGCATTATGGCGTCATCACTTGCGAGGGCTGCAAG GGATTTTTCCGGCGCAGCCAGATGCCTACTGTGTCCTACTCCTGCTCCAGGCAGAGCAACTGTCTGATCGACCGGGCCAGCCGCAACCGCTGCCAACACTGCCGCCTGCAGAAGTGCTTGGCACAGGGCATGAGCAGAGATG CGGTGAAGTTTGGACGGATGTCCAAACGCCAGCGGGACTCTCTGATTGCTGAAGTGGAGAagcacaggcagcagcagcagcagcagcagcagcagcagcagcagcttcaggaagaCACCCATTCTGTCTTCTCTTACTCCACCAAGGCCCGTCAAGACCGCTCCCCGCAGCTCCTCCAGCCCATGGCCTACTCCTTTGCTGGGGACAACGAGTTGTTGACCTATGAGGCTGACGTTCACCCTTACCTGGTGTGCTCCTCAAATGAGTCGCAAGTGACAAGTATGATCTACCGAGGCTCAGGAGTCACTCCTGCATCGAGATCCCAGGGTAGGGCCGACAGCAGCGGCCACTCTGATATAAGAG GATTTAACTCCAGACAAGCGTCTCATGATCTGATGGCGATTCATCCCTATAACCCCCTGGAGGATCCTTACAGACTCTATCCTCACTCTTTGAGAAGCATAG atgaGTTATGTACCAGCATTGTGCGTTCGCACAGAGAGACCAGCCAGTGCAGGGTTGAGGAGCTGCAGGCTCTCAAATGGAAATTGTTCAGCAGAGAGGAGATCCAAGCCTACCAAACCAAA TCAGTAGATGAGATGTGGCAGCACTGCGCCATCCGACTGACTGAAGCTGTGCAGTATGTGGTCGAGTTTGCCAAACACATCCCGGGTTTCAGAATGCTCAGTCAGAATGACCAGATTGCTCTCCTGAAGACTG GCTCCATGGAGGTGGTTCTCGTCAGAATGAGTCGGTTCTTCAACACAGAGAACAACACTGTCTACTTTGATGGGAaatttgctgcagctgaagccTTTAAGGCTTTAG CATGTGGTGATTTAATCACAGCCGTGTTTGACTTTGCTCATGGTATGTGTGCTCTAAAGCTCACTGAGCACCAGATCGCTCTCTTCAGCGCTCTGGTGCTGATCAACACAG ACCGCCCATGTCTGGAGGATCGAGGCAGGGTTCAGCGGGTGCAGAGAAGTGTGGAGTTTGGACTCAGACATATTCTACACAGAGACAACCAAGAAAGTCTAATGCACAAG ctgTACCAGAGGATGGCAGTGTTGCGTTCACTGTGCGGTCTGCATGTGGAGAAGCTGCGCTGGTTCAGTCAGCGCTACCCGCTCACTGTTCACTCTCTGTTCCCCCCACTCTACAAAGAGCTGTTTGCCTCTGAGGCAGAGCTCCCGCCAGGGACCACTCGCTGA